The DNA segment ACAGGTGCTGGGCGAGCTGACATCCTCTAATGTGCCTTTGGCGGTGGGATTGGAAATGGTCGCTGTTGATATGCAACCCATTCTCGATGATTTCGCTCAGGGCCAGATAGAGATGGATGATCTGGAAGAAGAACTGCAATGGAAGACGAAGTGGGGATATTCGTATTCACTTTTTCGCGGTCTCTTTGAAATTGCCCGGCGAAACAGCTTGCCTGTTGCCGGGTTGAATGTCCCGACACGAGTGACCAGGAAGATCACCAGGGAAGGGCTTGAAAGCCTGACCGATGAGGAGCGGGCATTTCTTCCCAAGGAGATTGTTCCCCCGTCCAATGCCCAGGTTCCTTTTTTGGATATGATTTTTTCTCAGCATTTCGAAAAGGATACCAAGGGTACGATCAAACGAGATCGTTTTCATCTGGTTCAATCCATTTGGGATTCTAAGATGGCCGAGGAGGCTGTTCGGCTCCATGGAGAATACAATTGGCCGGTCATGGTTATAGCCGGTGGTGGTCATGTGGAGAACGGGTGGGGTATAGCCCGGCGTATCCGACGTCTGGAGCCGGGAGCGAAGATTTTTATACTCATGCCGTGGCGCGGTGGTGACTTCGACGACGAAGCGGCTGATGCCTTGTTCTACTGTCCAGACACCTATGAATCAAAGATGGGGGCGACCCTTGTTGCCACCGGAACGGAAGGGCTGCTGGTGGAAGCTGTCAAGCGGGATTCCAGAGCGGCCAAGGCCGGATTGCGGCCAGGGGATGTGCTTGTGGAAGCAGCCGGAATCAGGCTGGAGTCTCTTTTCAGCCTCCACATGGCTGGTGCCAAGACATATGAGTTGGGCAAGGAACTTGTTTTCACTGTCCGGCGAGGTTCTGAAATATTTGAAGTGAATGTGGGAAAACTGGGACAGGGGAAAAAGACGATGTCCGGGAATAAAAAACATGGAATGGCCGGGGGCATGAAGAAGATGATGCCGAAGCAGAATGTGGATGACGCTGCCGGGAAGGAGAAGAACTGATGCAAAAATTGATGTCTATTCTTGTGTGTCTTCTGGTTTTATTGCCTTCCATTGAAGCTTTTGGCCAGGGGCTTCCAGGCCTAATGGTCCAGACGGTGGGCGAACTGGAGCGTATCGAACTGATAACCGGATCGGCTGCACAGAAGGAAGTGAATCGGCTTCATGGCAAGAGCCTTGCGGCCGAGGCCAGTGCTGTGGCCCGATATGCGATTCCGGGGAGTACGAATCATCCGGCAGAAGTCTGGGTTTCCCGTGTCAGCTCGGAGCAGGAGGCGCGGCGTCAGACCGGTGAGATGGTCCACAAGATGTTCGAGAATCCGAATTCTCCTTTTCGGAACCCGCATCGTTTCGATCATGCAGGCAAGGCGGTCTATCATTTTGAAGGCATGGGCATGGTCCACCTCATCTGGTATAGCGGCGATCTCGTTTTTTGGATCAGTGCGGAGAGCGACCACGAATCCATACTGTTGGAAGCATTCTGTCGATAATTCCTTGGACGTTCAGTAGGGCAGGGAAAACTTTTCAGGCGCGGGGTTTTCAGGTATTCAGGGGCCATGCCCGAACTACCTGAAGTGGAAGTAATTGCCCGCGGACTCGACTCAACCCTGCCGGGGCGGAGAATAGCTTTAGCCAACCATGTTGACCTGACGCGACTCAGCGAACCAGCTGCAACCCTGCTCCCCCGGATTCTGGGGCGGCGCATAGTTCGGGCCTACCGTCGGGCCAAGGTCCTGTTGATTGAGTTGAGCGAGGGCATGACCATGGCTTTTCATTTGAAAATGACTGGCCGGGTGGTTCATGGCCCCACTCGGCGGGCGCAGAAGCATGACCGACTTTTTCTCTCCTTAGATGATGGCTCCCTGCTTTCCTTTTCAGATATGCGAAAGTTCGGCTATGTGCGTTCCTTTACGGCCGAAGAATTAGGGAGTTGGTGCTTTCTGGAAAAATGTGGTCCTGAACCTTTGGAAACATCTCCCCGGATATTGGCCGATCGACTGGAAGGGCGCAAAGGCAAGATCAAGGCCCTCTTGCTGAACCAGTCCGTGGTTGTCGGAGTGGGCAATATCTACGCGGATGAATCCCTTTTTCATGCTGGTATCCACCCGGAAACACCGGGGAATATCATCAGCCTTTCGCGACGAGTCTCGTTGTTTACAAAGTTGCAAAGTGTGCTCAAGCAGGCCATAGCCGAGAATGGGAGCTCCATAAGAAATTACGTGAATGCAGATGGTGATGCCGGGGCATTTCAAAATAATTTCACTGTGTATGGGAGAAAAGGGGAACCATGCCGGACGTGTAAGAGTGTCTTGGAGGTTGTCAAAGTGGCGGGAAGAAGCTCGACATTCTGCCCTCGATGTCAGCGTCGAAACCAGGGGTGACAAGTCCGCAATGTTCTGTGAAAGTTGTTTGTGGACCTGGACGCGGATATTCTGGTGAAGCCTGTCTGTGCATTGTGGTTCATGAGTGGAAAGACAGGATAACTCGTTGCTTTTTGTCTTAAAAGCTGCTTCTCAATATCTTATTATATTCCAAGAAGTTATAAGTTTGACTCAAAAAAATGTCTTTCAGACAGTTAAAACTGAAGTATAATACAATTTTCCAATTAATCTATTGTATTTGAGTATATTAAATAAAGTCTAGTAAAAATTTAGAGAAGGTGGCTAACAAGATTTCAGGGAGTTACGCCATCGTCGTTAATCCGGGAACAGAAGTGAATAAGCACGGAAAGAATATTGCGAAAAAAGCCGCAGTGGTGGCTGGGGCGACATTGATTTCACGTCTCTTGGGGTTTGTTAGAGATGTCATCGTTGCTTTTGCCTTGGGGGCAGGAATGTTTGCGGATGCCTTCTTTGTGGCCTTCCGTATTCCAAACCTGTTGCGCAGGCTTTTTGGTGAAGGGTCACTGACCATGGCTTTTATTCCGGTTTTCTCGAGGATCATGGAAGAGGAGGGGGAAGAGGCGGCTCAAGCCATGGCACGCTCCGCGATGATCTGGTTGTGTGTCATTCTCGGCTGCATCACGCTTCTGGTGGAATTGAGTGCTGGGCCTCTGACTATGATCATTGCACCGGGATTCCTTGATAATTCTGTGCAGTTTCAGGCAACAGTGGAGTTGATCCGCATTTGTTTTCCATATGTCATCTTCATTTGCGGCGTGGCTTTGTGCATGGGTATTCTCAATGCCAGAGACCATTTTCTTTCCCCGGCCCTTGCTCCGGTCGTGCTAAATATCTCGCTGATCGGAGCGGCGCTGATCGGCTATTTTTTCGGGCTGAACGTTGCCTATTCCATGGCTTATGGGGTTCTGGCGGGTGGAGTCGGGCAGTTGTTGCTTCAGCAGCCGTTTTTGTTTTCATCAGGGTTTCGTTGGAAAGGGGGGTGGAGTTGGAGAAACCAGGGGGTCGCCCGGATGGGGATGCTCATGCTTCCCACCGTGTTCGGGGCTGCGGTTTATCAGATCAATATTCTGCTCGGCACTTTGCTCGCCTCTTACCTGCCTGTGGGGTCTGTTTCCTATCTGTATTATGCTGATCGGCTGGTCCAATTTCCCCTTGGTGTTTTCGGCATAGCGGTCTCTACGGCAGCTCTGCCAAGTCTGGCCAAACTGGCTGCCAGAGGAGAGATGGAAGAATTCGATGGGGCACTTTCCGTTTCACTCGCACTGACACTGTTTATAGCGCTGCCATCAGCTGCCGGTCTGATAGGGCTTGCGAATCCGGTTATCGGATTGCTGTTTGAGCGCGGTGCTTTTTCGGCTGAAGCGGTTTCTGCCACAGCTCAGGCTTTGGTTGCCTATTCGATAGGTTTGCCATTCATCGCTCTGGCCCGTCCCCTGGTCGCCGGATTTTATGCCCTGGAAGATACCAGGACTCCTGTTCGGGTTGCTGTCCTTTGCCTTCTCAGCAATGTGGGCCTTGGCATTTTTCTGATGCAATCACTTGCTCATGTGGGGCTGGCTTTGGCGGTCAGCCTTTCTTCGTTTCTCAACTTTATCTGTTTGTACGTTCTTCTGGTTCAAAAACGGGGCAGAGGGCTGATTGGTCTTGGTATGGTGGTCAAATCTGTCATGCTCAGCCTGATTGTCGGCGTCGGTGCGTTTCTGACCGCAGTATGGCACCCGTGGTGGCTTGCGCTGATCCCGTTTTGGTGTGTTTTTTACATCGGAGCCGGCCATATGCTTGGCATGCAGGAAGCTCGTTTATTGACAGGACTTGTGGCTACCAGAATTCGCAGACGCAAAAAAGTGAGGGAGGGATAATCGTGGTTGAGTTCGACACGAATGCCATTCTGAAGCAGCGCGATTTTTTCCCGCGCGGCATGGTCCAACCCGAGGGAGGGTATCGGTTTTCCCTTGATTCACTTTTGCTGGCCTGTTTTGT comes from the Pseudodesulfovibrio piezophilus C1TLV30 genome and includes:
- the murJ gene encoding murein biosynthesis integral membrane protein MurJ; the protein is MNKHGKNIAKKAAVVAGATLISRLLGFVRDVIVAFALGAGMFADAFFVAFRIPNLLRRLFGEGSLTMAFIPVFSRIMEEEGEEAAQAMARSAMIWLCVILGCITLLVELSAGPLTMIIAPGFLDNSVQFQATVELIRICFPYVIFICGVALCMGILNARDHFLSPALAPVVLNISLIGAALIGYFFGLNVAYSMAYGVLAGGVGQLLLQQPFLFSSGFRWKGGWSWRNQGVARMGMLMLPTVFGAAVYQINILLGTLLASYLPVGSVSYLYYADRLVQFPLGVFGIAVSTAALPSLAKLAARGEMEEFDGALSVSLALTLFIALPSAAGLIGLANPVIGLLFERGAFSAEAVSATAQALVAYSIGLPFIALARPLVAGFYALEDTRTPVRVAVLCLLSNVGLGIFLMQSLAHVGLALAVSLSSFLNFICLYVLLVQKRGRGLIGLGMVVKSVMLSLIVGVGAFLTAVWHPWWLALIPFWCVFYIGAGHMLGMQEARLLTGLVATRIRRRKKVREG
- the mutM gene encoding bifunctional DNA-formamidopyrimidine glycosylase/DNA-(apurinic or apyrimidinic site) lyase; protein product: MPELPEVEVIARGLDSTLPGRRIALANHVDLTRLSEPAATLLPRILGRRIVRAYRRAKVLLIELSEGMTMAFHLKMTGRVVHGPTRRAQKHDRLFLSLDDGSLLSFSDMRKFGYVRSFTAEELGSWCFLEKCGPEPLETSPRILADRLEGRKGKIKALLLNQSVVVGVGNIYADESLFHAGIHPETPGNIISLSRRVSLFTKLQSVLKQAIAENGSSIRNYVNADGDAGAFQNNFTVYGRKGEPCRTCKSVLEVVKVAGRSSTFCPRCQRRNQG
- a CDS encoding ChaN family lipoprotein, translating into MQCEIMSMAWKKGMIVPLLVLLLTLGACMKTVHHPPLEVTFLPNRGDFISGYGDPLSPAEVMGMMRGKDYILIGEGHRNVCDHKMQQQVLGELTSSNVPLAVGLEMVAVDMQPILDDFAQGQIEMDDLEEELQWKTKWGYSYSLFRGLFEIARRNSLPVAGLNVPTRVTRKITREGLESLTDEERAFLPKEIVPPSNAQVPFLDMIFSQHFEKDTKGTIKRDRFHLVQSIWDSKMAEEAVRLHGEYNWPVMVIAGGGHVENGWGIARRIRRLEPGAKIFILMPWRGGDFDDEAADALFYCPDTYESKMGATLVATGTEGLLVEAVKRDSRAAKAGLRPGDVLVEAAGIRLESLFSLHMAGAKTYELGKELVFTVRRGSEIFEVNVGKLGQGKKTMSGNKKHGMAGGMKKMMPKQNVDDAAGKEKN